In the Sarcophilus harrisii chromosome 1, mSarHar1.11, whole genome shotgun sequence genome, one interval contains:
- the LOC111719589 gene encoding zinc finger protein 583-like — protein sequence GEKPFVCKECGKAFSQRHSLTIHQRVHTGEKPFVCNECRKAFSQRQHLIRHQRIHTGEKAFVCKECGKAFSHRDCFTIHQRTHTGEKPFVCKECGKAFSHRDCFTIHQRTHTGEKPFICKECGKAFSQRKHLICHQRIHTGVKPFVCEECGKGFSNRSSLITHQKSHTGEKQNLSK from the coding sequence ggagagaaaccatttgtatgtaaggaatgtgggaaagcttttagTCAGAGGCACAGtctcactattcatcagagagtTCATACAGGAGAGAAACCCTTTGTATGTAATGAATGCAGAAAAGCCTTCAGCCAGAGACAACACCTAATTCgtcatcaaagaattcatactggagagaaagcATTTGTATGTaaggaatgtggaaaagccttcagccATCGAGACTGCTTTACTATACATCAGAGGactcacactggagagaaaccctttgtttgtaaggaatgtggaaaagctttcagtCATCGAGACTGCTTTACTATACATCAGAGGactcacactggagagaaaccatttatatgtaaagaatgtggaaaagccttcagccAGAGAAAACACCTCATTTGTCATcaaagaattcacactggagtGAAACCATTTGTATGTGAGGAATGTGGAAAAGGGTTTAGTAATAGGTCTAGCCTTATTACTCATCAGAAAagtcatactggagagaaacagaatttgtcgAAATAG